From Actinopolymorpha cephalotaxi, one genomic window encodes:
- a CDS encoding HIT family protein encodes MERAACPCGRGDDERLPSEFLIAHDDHWSVVHAYSSGLLGWLILQPRRHVIHLADLTDEEAAGLGVWQVRLARALAEELGTPKAYVAGFGESPGSHLHFHVVARPADLAQDRAGPGVFGFLAAGEREKVSPAQRAELAARLRARLAAH; translated from the coding sequence ATGGAACGCGCAGCGTGCCCGTGCGGGCGAGGCGACGATGAACGACTCCCGTCGGAATTTCTGATCGCCCACGACGACCACTGGTCGGTCGTGCACGCCTACAGCAGCGGGCTGTTGGGCTGGCTCATCCTGCAACCTCGCCGGCACGTCATCCACCTGGCCGACTTGACCGACGAGGAAGCCGCGGGCCTCGGGGTCTGGCAAGTCCGGCTGGCGCGGGCGCTGGCTGAAGAGTTGGGAACTCCCAAGGCGTACGTCGCGGGGTTCGGTGAGTCCCCTGGATCCCACCTGCACTTCCACGTGGTCGCGCGTCCCGCCGACCTGGCACAGGACCGGGCAGGCCCGGGCGTGTTCGGCTTCCTCGCCGCCGGTGAGCGGGAGAAGGTCAGCCCCGCCCAACGCGCGGAGCTTGCCGCCAGGCTGCGTGCTCGCCTGGCGGCACACTGA
- a CDS encoding GNAT family N-acetyltransferase, producing MDPVASTERLVLRRFEPSDADNLWTLYGDRAVMRHISLPTIPRSELDDHVLPELLAEYDECPGFGHWAAETRTDREFVGWFGLHPAVPTDDGLWTRGTPTDALAMVSLGYRLRQAAWGRGFATEGARALMRWAFADVGTAEIRATTMAVNTGSRNVLEKVGFEHIRTLHLDWPDPLDGNEHGDVVYRLRRRDWTTRT from the coding sequence ATGGATCCTGTCGCGTCGACCGAGCGGCTCGTGCTGCGGCGGTTCGAGCCGTCGGACGCGGACAACCTCTGGACGCTGTACGGCGACCGGGCGGTCATGCGCCACATCAGTCTGCCCACGATCCCGCGTTCCGAACTCGACGACCACGTGCTTCCGGAACTCCTTGCGGAGTACGACGAGTGTCCCGGCTTCGGGCACTGGGCGGCGGAGACGAGAACGGACAGGGAGTTCGTCGGCTGGTTCGGGCTCCATCCCGCCGTGCCGACCGACGACGGCCTGTGGACCCGCGGCACACCCACCGATGCGTTGGCCATGGTGTCGCTCGGCTATCGGCTACGACAGGCGGCCTGGGGCCGGGGCTTCGCGACCGAGGGCGCTCGCGCACTGATGCGGTGGGCGTTCGCCGACGTCGGCACGGCCGAGATCCGCGCCACCACGATGGCCGTCAACACCGGCTCGCGGAACGTCCTGGAGAAAGTCGGTTTCGAGCACATCCGTACGCTCCACCTGGACTGGCCCGATCCATTGGACGGTAACGAGCACGGCGACGTGGTGTATCGCCTGCGCCGGCGTGACTGGACGACACGTACGTAG
- the dnaE gene encoding DNA polymerase III subunit alpha encodes MPASGNGDFVHLHVHSEYSMLDGAARVGDLFAACEEQRMPAVALTDHGYLFGAYEFYKAAQRTAVKPIVGLEAYLTPKTHRGDRTRVRWGDGGGAGGDDVSGGGAYTHLTLLAENNLGMHNLFRLGSRAAIEGFFYKPRMDRELLHAHADGLIATTGCPSGEVQTYLRLGQYDQARASAAEFRDIFGAGNYYVELMDHGLQIERRVRTDLLRLAKDLALPLVATNDLHYVRREDATAHEVLLCVQSASTLADPKRFRLDGDGYYLKSAAEMRDLFRDLPQACDATLDIAERCEISFSEGEGRYMPRYPCPPAEDETSWFLKEVDAGLRRRYPAGIPGDVRARADFEAEVIIGKGYPGYFLVVADFITWATDRGIRSVVRGSGAGSMCAYAMRITDLDPLEHGLIFERFLNPERKSMPDFDVDFDERRRGEVIRYVTEKYGDDRVCQIVTYGTIKAKQAVKDASRVLGHPFATGDRITKAMPAPVMGKDVGLKQLFDTSHSRYGEGGEFRALCESDAEVATVVEKATGIEGLKRQWGMHAAGVIMSSEPLIDIVPLMKREQNGAILTQFDYPACESLGLVKMDFLGLRNLAVLGDAIANVQLARDVDVDLESLGKSRDDKETYALLARGDTLGVFQLDGGPMRALLKLMKPDRFEDIAATIALYRPGPMGANSHINYAQRKNGQQETSYLHPELAEALEPILGETYGLIIYQEQVLEIARQLAGYSLGSADLLRKAMGKKKKEVLDAEFVNFEAGMVSRGFSAQAVTALWDVLVPFSDYAFNKAHSAAYGLVAYWAAYLKAHYPAEYMAAVLTSVGDVKDRLALYLGECRHMGITVLPPDVNESDATFTPVGEDVRFGLTAVRNVGANVVEAIVAARGEKGRFADFTDFLAKVPLPVCNKRVVESLVKAGAFDSLGHRRRALTACHEDAIDHFVREKRAEAVGQHSLFGSFDADGGDRGAELGMPFAIPDVEEWDKRVLLANERNMLGLYVSDHPLNGLEHELAKLCDTTVAPLLADDERPDGATVTIAGLVTAIQRKITRRGDAWAVVRVEDLTAGIDVLLFPSTYQLVGANLAEDSLAVVTGRLDRREDTPQLIATDLSQPDPSALASSAEPLAITLTRERCTQPVVDRLKEIFAAHHGSVRVHLHLRAVDRTLVLRLEDHWQVTPGPALVGDLKALLGPGCLRP; translated from the coding sequence ATGCCCGCTTCGGGAAACGGCGACTTCGTCCACCTGCACGTCCACTCCGAGTACTCCATGCTCGACGGCGCCGCCCGGGTCGGCGACCTGTTCGCGGCCTGCGAGGAGCAGCGCATGCCGGCGGTCGCGCTCACCGACCACGGCTACCTCTTCGGCGCGTACGAGTTCTACAAGGCCGCGCAGCGCACCGCGGTCAAACCGATCGTGGGGCTGGAGGCCTACCTCACTCCCAAGACGCACCGCGGCGACCGCACTCGGGTGCGGTGGGGCGACGGAGGAGGCGCGGGTGGCGACGACGTGTCCGGGGGCGGCGCGTACACCCACCTCACCCTGCTGGCCGAGAACAACCTGGGCATGCACAACCTGTTCCGGCTGGGCTCACGGGCGGCGATCGAGGGCTTCTTCTACAAGCCGCGGATGGACCGCGAACTCCTGCACGCCCACGCCGACGGACTCATCGCCACGACCGGATGTCCGTCGGGTGAGGTGCAGACCTACCTGCGGCTCGGGCAGTACGACCAGGCGCGAGCGTCGGCGGCGGAGTTCCGGGACATCTTCGGCGCAGGCAACTACTACGTCGAACTCATGGACCACGGCCTGCAGATCGAGCGACGCGTACGCACCGACCTGCTGCGGCTGGCGAAGGACCTCGCTCTGCCGCTGGTCGCGACCAACGACCTGCACTACGTCAGACGCGAGGACGCCACCGCACACGAGGTGCTGCTGTGCGTCCAGTCCGCCTCGACGCTGGCCGACCCGAAGCGGTTCAGGCTCGACGGCGACGGCTACTACCTGAAGTCGGCGGCGGAGATGCGGGACCTGTTCCGCGACCTGCCGCAGGCCTGCGACGCGACGCTGGACATCGCCGAGCGGTGCGAGATCTCGTTCTCCGAGGGCGAGGGCCGCTACATGCCGCGGTACCCATGTCCGCCGGCTGAGGACGAGACGTCGTGGTTCCTCAAGGAGGTCGACGCCGGCCTACGGCGCCGCTACCCGGCCGGCATTCCCGGCGACGTGCGGGCACGCGCCGACTTCGAGGCCGAGGTGATCATCGGAAAGGGCTACCCGGGCTACTTCCTGGTGGTCGCCGACTTCATCACCTGGGCCACCGACCGCGGCATCCGCAGCGTCGTACGCGGGTCGGGCGCGGGGTCGATGTGTGCGTACGCGATGCGGATCACCGACCTCGATCCGCTCGAGCACGGGCTGATCTTCGAACGCTTCCTCAACCCCGAGCGGAAGTCGATGCCGGACTTCGACGTCGACTTCGACGAGCGTCGTCGCGGCGAGGTGATCCGCTACGTCACCGAGAAGTACGGCGACGACCGCGTCTGCCAGATCGTCACGTACGGAACCATCAAGGCCAAGCAGGCGGTCAAGGATGCCAGCCGGGTGCTGGGCCATCCGTTCGCGACCGGTGACCGGATCACCAAGGCGATGCCCGCACCGGTGATGGGCAAGGACGTCGGGCTCAAGCAGCTCTTCGACACGTCGCACAGCCGGTACGGCGAGGGCGGGGAGTTCCGCGCGCTGTGCGAGTCCGACGCCGAGGTCGCGACCGTGGTGGAGAAGGCGACCGGGATCGAGGGACTGAAACGCCAGTGGGGCATGCACGCCGCCGGCGTCATCATGTCGTCGGAACCGCTGATCGACATCGTTCCGCTGATGAAGCGGGAGCAGAACGGCGCGATCCTCACCCAGTTCGACTACCCGGCCTGTGAGTCTCTCGGCCTGGTCAAGATGGACTTCCTCGGGCTGCGCAACCTGGCGGTGCTCGGCGACGCGATCGCCAACGTGCAGCTCGCCCGTGACGTGGACGTCGACCTGGAGTCGCTCGGGAAGTCACGGGACGACAAGGAGACGTACGCACTCCTGGCGCGCGGTGACACCCTCGGGGTGTTCCAGCTCGACGGCGGCCCCATGCGCGCGCTGCTGAAGCTGATGAAGCCCGACCGGTTCGAGGACATCGCCGCCACCATCGCGCTATACCGTCCCGGCCCGATGGGCGCGAACTCCCACATCAACTACGCCCAGCGCAAGAACGGGCAACAGGAGACCAGCTATCTGCACCCGGAGCTGGCCGAGGCACTCGAGCCCATCCTCGGCGAGACGTACGGCCTGATCATCTACCAGGAGCAGGTGCTGGAGATCGCCCGCCAGCTCGCCGGCTACTCCCTCGGCAGCGCCGACCTGCTCCGCAAGGCGATGGGCAAGAAGAAGAAGGAGGTGCTGGACGCGGAGTTCGTCAACTTCGAAGCCGGCATGGTCTCCCGGGGATTCTCCGCCCAGGCCGTCACGGCACTGTGGGACGTGCTCGTGCCGTTCTCCGACTACGCGTTCAACAAGGCACACTCCGCGGCGTACGGGCTGGTGGCGTACTGGGCCGCCTACCTCAAGGCGCACTACCCCGCGGAGTACATGGCCGCCGTGCTCACCTCCGTCGGCGATGTCAAGGACAGGTTGGCGCTGTACCTCGGCGAGTGCCGGCACATGGGAATCACCGTGCTGCCGCCCGACGTTAACGAGTCCGACGCGACGTTCACCCCGGTGGGCGAGGATGTCAGGTTCGGGTTGACGGCGGTACGCAACGTCGGCGCCAACGTGGTCGAGGCGATCGTCGCCGCGCGGGGCGAGAAGGGCCGGTTCGCGGACTTCACCGACTTCCTGGCGAAGGTTCCCCTGCCGGTGTGCAACAAGCGGGTCGTGGAGTCACTGGTCAAGGCCGGCGCGTTCGACTCCCTGGGACACCGCAGGCGCGCGTTGACAGCCTGCCACGAGGACGCGATCGACCATTTCGTACGCGAGAAGCGCGCTGAGGCGGTCGGTCAGCACTCGTTGTTCGGCTCCTTCGACGCCGACGGCGGTGACCGCGGTGCCGAGCTCGGGATGCCGTTCGCGATCCCCGACGTCGAGGAGTGGGACAAGCGCGTTCTGCTCGCCAACGAGCGCAACATGCTCGGGCTCTACGTCTCCGACCACCCGTTGAACGGCCTCGAACACGAACTGGCGAAGCTGTGCGACACCACGGTCGCTCCGCTGCTGGCCGACGACGAACGCCCCGACGGCGCGACCGTCACCATCGCGGGCCTGGTCACCGCCATCCAGCGCAAGATCACCAGGCGCGGCGACGCGTGGGCCGTCGTCCGCGTGGAGGACCTCACCGCCGGGATCGACGTCCTGCTCTTCCCGTCCACGTACCAACTGGTCGGAGCCAACCTCGCCGAGGACAGCCTGGCCGTCGTCACCGGCCGGCTCGACCGGAGGGAGGACACGCCGCAACTCATCGCCACCGACCTGTCCCAGCCCGACCCGAGCGCCCTGGCGAGCAGCGCCGAGCCACTGGCGATCACACTGACCCGTGAGCGATGCACGCAGCCCGTCGTCGACCGGCTGAAGGAGATCTTCGCCGCGCACCACGGCTCCGTACGGGTTCACCTACACCTACGGGCCGTCGACCGGACGCTCGTCCTCCGCCTGGAGGACCACTGGCAGGTCACGCCCGGCCCGGCCCTGGTCGGTGACCTCAAGGCGTTGCTCGGCCCCGGATGCCTGCGCCCCTGA
- the rpmB gene encoding 50S ribosomal protein L28 codes for MLIFDRNAALNSGDPLRRSAMAGVCDICDKRPAFGNKVARLGHRALKRKVKGRSRRQFKPNIQTVHAVVDGKPTRLNVCTSCIKAGKVERR; via the coding sequence GTGCTGATCTTCGACCGCAACGCGGCATTGAATTCCGGCGACCCACTCAGGAGATCCGCCATGGCTGGCGTGTGCGATATCTGTGACAAGCGCCCAGCGTTCGGAAACAAGGTTGCACGGCTGGGACACCGAGCGTTGAAGCGGAAGGTCAAGGGCCGTTCGCGTCGTCAGTTCAAACCCAACATCCAGACTGTGCACGCGGTGGTCGACGGCAAGCCCACGCGACTGAACGTGTGCACCTCCTGCATCAAGGCCGGCAAGGTCGAACGCCGCTGA
- a CDS encoding ArsR/SmtB family transcription factor translates to MPDSLPVFAQACPAPRLEIASPTLAVAMPTAMVLVDYALAGLTTPTSDPSLVAGQLPADLVRASHPVRAVLAHGTVLRDVLLAQLPSEHKGHTSWPALRRWLAGLDDARVLGLVEFGAYACLAYDQPADAGDTAQHSPRDAAEVRGTRAALRRDVTAVLESWPVPRAARRSAELLDPASVRDTLLELLDAIWELWLEDAWREQLPALRAQTAAGPPPPGCGGAQWISVVTGLRPEAEYAEAADQARRVTLMPCPGLGRSLSLVRDEDDIWVLYSPAYEPGPDAGADDSAARPSRRRRSGISVGRLGSLAPAMRALGDRTRLAIVLQLLDDGPLTMAQLVDAVGVHQSTVSRQVAALRDAGLVEVDDQRYIAVNRVQVRQVCRTLLDALE, encoded by the coding sequence ATGCCCGACTCGTTGCCAGTCTTCGCGCAGGCCTGTCCGGCACCCCGACTGGAGATCGCCTCCCCCACGCTGGCCGTCGCGATGCCGACCGCCATGGTGCTGGTCGACTACGCGCTGGCCGGCCTGACGACTCCGACGTCCGATCCGAGCCTGGTGGCCGGCCAGTTGCCGGCCGACCTGGTGCGGGCGAGCCATCCGGTCCGTGCCGTGCTCGCCCACGGCACGGTCCTTCGCGACGTACTCCTCGCGCAGCTTCCATCCGAGCACAAGGGCCACACCTCCTGGCCCGCGCTGCGCCGGTGGCTGGCGGGCCTGGACGACGCCCGCGTGCTCGGGCTGGTCGAGTTCGGCGCGTACGCCTGTCTCGCCTACGACCAGCCCGCCGATGCCGGTGACACCGCGCAGCACTCACCGCGCGACGCGGCGGAGGTGCGGGGAACCCGTGCCGCGCTTCGACGAGATGTCACCGCCGTACTCGAGTCCTGGCCGGTGCCCCGCGCCGCCAGGCGTTCGGCCGAACTCCTCGACCCCGCCTCGGTGCGCGACACCCTGCTGGAGTTGCTGGACGCGATCTGGGAGCTCTGGCTCGAAGACGCCTGGCGCGAACAACTGCCTGCCCTGCGTGCCCAGACCGCGGCCGGCCCACCTCCACCCGGTTGTGGCGGCGCGCAGTGGATCAGCGTCGTCACGGGCCTGCGACCCGAAGCGGAGTACGCCGAGGCGGCCGACCAGGCTCGCCGGGTCACGCTGATGCCGTGCCCGGGACTTGGCAGAAGCCTGTCCCTGGTGCGGGACGAGGACGACATCTGGGTTCTGTACAGCCCGGCGTACGAACCGGGTCCTGACGCCGGCGCCGACGACAGCGCGGCGAGGCCGTCGCGACGTCGACGGTCAGGCATCTCCGTCGGAAGGCTCGGCTCGCTCGCCCCCGCGATGCGCGCTCTCGGCGACCGGACCCGGCTGGCGATCGTGCTGCAACTCCTCGACGACGGGCCGCTCACCATGGCGCAACTCGTCGACGCAGTGGGGGTTCACCAGAGCACCGTGTCCCGCCAGGTCGCCGCCCTGCGAGATGCGGGACTGGTGGAGGTCGACGACCAGCGGTACATCGCCGTCAACCGCGTTCAGGTTCGCCAGGTGTGCCGGACACTCCTGGATGCGCTTGAATAG
- a CDS encoding VOC family protein — MSTVAFTGRSIFCADVEKSARFYERTLGFVRRSDDDGDITLAVPVGDSSATVNFLLHRGDDPQPADLGSFETDDVDALVDQVRAAGCEITAEPADAPWGVREAGFRDPDGNEFYVTARVKG; from the coding sequence ATGAGCACGGTGGCGTTCACGGGACGGAGCATCTTCTGTGCCGATGTCGAGAAGTCGGCGAGGTTCTACGAGCGGACACTCGGTTTCGTACGGCGGTCCGACGACGACGGTGACATCACCCTGGCGGTTCCCGTCGGCGACTCCTCGGCAACTGTCAACTTCCTCTTGCACCGCGGCGACGACCCCCAGCCGGCCGATCTCGGCTCCTTCGAGACCGACGACGTCGACGCGCTGGTCGACCAGGTGCGTGCGGCCGGCTGCGAGATCACCGCCGAGCCGGCCGACGCGCCATGGGGCGTACGCGAGGCAGGTTTCCGCGACCCGGACGGCAACGAGTTCTACGTCACCGCCCGGGTGAAGGGCTGA
- a CDS encoding calcium-binding protein, whose product MMRKRAAAMLAATAAVVGLAGLSAPAANASVYGDTEITGVTVNGGKSVVIGTTYAKTFNVTVRGRDDSGLMSVDTDLTGPGGYFFKDGTHCQSATSCTASYTIDPRVDLYNENAGTWYVGAWLDANDGDYAYDERVGHFSLKRAGSLTVNASPEPVTKGKLITVAGTLKRANWDTGHYAGYTKQTVALQFRKSGTSTYKTVKTVISGTGGGLWTRVTASVDGTWRWYFPGTATTAAVTVAGDYVDVR is encoded by the coding sequence ATGATGCGCAAACGCGCTGCTGCCATGCTCGCTGCCACCGCGGCCGTCGTCGGACTCGCCGGGCTGTCCGCTCCGGCCGCCAACGCCTCGGTCTACGGCGACACCGAGATCACCGGCGTGACGGTGAACGGCGGGAAGAGCGTCGTCATCGGTACGACGTACGCCAAGACGTTCAACGTCACCGTCCGCGGACGCGACGACTCTGGACTGATGTCGGTTGACACCGACCTGACCGGACCGGGCGGGTACTTCTTCAAGGACGGCACTCACTGTCAGAGCGCCACCTCGTGCACTGCCAGCTACACCATCGACCCTCGAGTGGACCTGTACAACGAGAATGCAGGCACGTGGTACGTCGGCGCCTGGCTGGACGCCAACGACGGCGACTACGCGTATGACGAGCGAGTCGGTCACTTCTCGCTGAAGCGGGCCGGCAGTCTCACCGTCAACGCCTCGCCCGAGCCGGTGACGAAGGGCAAGCTCATCACCGTCGCCGGCACCCTCAAGCGGGCGAACTGGGACACCGGCCACTACGCCGGCTACACCAAGCAGACCGTGGCGCTGCAGTTCCGCAAGAGCGGCACCTCGACGTACAAGACGGTCAAGACCGTGATCAGCGGAACTGGCGGCGGTCTGTGGACCAGGGTCACCGCGTCGGTTGACGGCACCTGGCGTTGGTACTTCCCGGGCACCGCCACCACCGCCGCGGTGACTGTGGCCGGCGACTACGTGGACGTGCGGTAG
- a CDS encoding alpha/beta fold hydrolase has product MATFVLIHGGGDVGWAWHLVEAELRARGHDTVAPDLPCEDDSADLDAFAGAVLAAVGDLRDRRDLVVVGHSYGGFTAPLVADRLQADLLVLMAGMVPSPGEPPNDWWANTGYAEAAAKQADLDGGLTGSDDLYVLFYNGVSRPLAEEALGRGRDESSAAGRQPWPLPKWPDVPTRFVLFGDDHLFPADFFRRLVPERLGITPDELPGCHCAMLSHPKELADTLVGYLEP; this is encoded by the coding sequence ATGGCGACCTTCGTGTTGATCCACGGTGGCGGAGACGTCGGGTGGGCCTGGCATCTGGTGGAGGCCGAACTCCGGGCACGCGGCCACGACACGGTCGCTCCCGACCTGCCGTGCGAGGACGACTCCGCGGACCTCGACGCGTTCGCCGGCGCCGTCCTAGCGGCGGTCGGTGACCTGCGGGACCGACGGGACCTGGTGGTGGTCGGCCACTCCTACGGCGGCTTCACCGCCCCCCTTGTCGCCGACCGGCTCCAGGCAGATCTGCTGGTCCTGATGGCCGGGATGGTCCCCTCCCCCGGCGAGCCTCCGAACGACTGGTGGGCCAACACCGGGTACGCCGAGGCGGCGGCGAAGCAAGCGGACCTTGACGGCGGTCTCACGGGCAGCGACGACCTGTACGTCCTTTTCTACAACGGAGTTTCCCGCCCGCTTGCCGAGGAGGCGCTGGGGCGTGGGCGCGACGAGTCCTCCGCCGCGGGCCGTCAACCCTGGCCACTGCCGAAGTGGCCCGACGTGCCGACGAGGTTCGTGCTCTTCGGCGACGACCACCTCTTTCCCGCCGACTTCTTCCGCCGCCTGGTGCCCGAACGCCTGGGGATCACTCCGGACGAGCTGCCCGGGTGTCACTGCGCGATGCTCAGCCACCCCAAGGAACTGGCGGACACCCTGGTCGGCTACCTCGAACCATGA
- a CDS encoding inositol monophosphatase family protein — MVGVDLDELLNVALGAADIARRTLRGESGVSLTSVTQKSDRDFASNLDFAVERELRAYLRERTPRFGFLGEEEGSGAAGGDRSELPATDPSLDEQPFWALDPVDGTSNLIHGVPMCGTSLGLVHRRRPVLGVIDLPFLDERYHAVRGGGAFLNGEPIHAGTATSLERAFVAVGDFATGAAARRQNPLRLAMVEQLAHRVERIRMLGSAATDLAWTAAGRLDACVLLSNKPWDMAAGVIIAREAGASVVDIDGSQHDLDSERTIAATPAVRDELLALLAAAGVDH, encoded by the coding sequence GTGGTCGGGGTGGACCTGGACGAACTCCTGAACGTCGCCCTCGGCGCCGCGGACATCGCCCGGCGCACACTGCGCGGCGAGTCCGGGGTGTCCCTCACCTCGGTGACCCAGAAGAGCGACCGGGACTTCGCCTCCAACCTCGACTTCGCCGTCGAACGCGAGCTCCGGGCGTACCTCCGCGAACGCACTCCACGGTTCGGCTTCCTCGGCGAGGAGGAGGGTTCCGGAGCGGCCGGCGGCGACCGCTCGGAGCTGCCCGCGACCGACCCGAGCCTCGACGAGCAGCCGTTCTGGGCGCTGGACCCCGTGGACGGTACATCCAACCTCATCCACGGCGTGCCCATGTGCGGTACGTCGCTCGGGCTGGTCCACCGCAGGCGCCCGGTCCTCGGCGTGATCGACCTGCCGTTTCTGGACGAGCGCTACCACGCGGTGCGCGGCGGTGGTGCGTTCCTCAACGGCGAGCCCATCCACGCCGGTACGGCAACCAGCCTGGAGCGTGCCTTCGTCGCGGTCGGGGACTTCGCCACGGGCGCGGCGGCCCGGCGGCAGAACCCCCTCCGGCTGGCGATGGTCGAGCAACTCGCCCATCGGGTCGAGCGGATCCGGATGCTCGGTTCGGCGGCCACCGACCTGGCGTGGACGGCGGCCGGCCGCCTGGACGCCTGCGTCCTGCTGAGCAACAAACCGTGGGACATGGCGGCCGGTGTGATCATCGCCCGCGAGGCCGGCGCCTCTGTCGTCGACATCGACGGCAGCCAGCACGACCTGGACTCCGAGCGGACCATCGCGGCGACGCCGGCCGTCCGGGACGAGCTGCTGGCCCTGCTCGCGGCCGCCGGAGTCGATCACTAG
- a CDS encoding low temperature requirement protein A codes for MSEIRIHVRMTARPVDEPHRASSQLELLFDLTFVVAVASIVAQLAHGIEAGHAVAEITPFLEVFFAIWWAWMNFTWFASSYDTDDVTYRLLTLVQMAGVLVLAAGVPAAVNDGNLAAVTLGYLIMRVGLVAQWLRAGIEDPGSRGTAFRYAAGISIVQVGWVLRLLLAEAGVLPKGLLLPVFVVLVVLELTVPVVAERAVSTTWHPHHIAERYGLFTIILLGESVLATSVGVATAIKGGVNGSLVTVSVSGLVLLFALWWLYFLQPAGEGLSRNREQSYLWGYGHYFIFAALAALGAGLEVVVARTGHHAGASHVSSPTLCYAVAIPVGVFLVLLTAAHAPIAPAPRQVVHPAVTLVGAGLVLLLPLASTLTGPAFVIAAIAAVCVLAVAVTTVRQRTSTPAQ; via the coding sequence TTGAGCGAGATCCGGATCCACGTCCGCATGACCGCGCGGCCGGTCGACGAGCCGCACCGCGCCTCGAGCCAGCTCGAGCTGCTGTTCGACCTCACGTTCGTGGTCGCGGTCGCGAGCATCGTGGCCCAACTCGCCCACGGCATCGAGGCGGGGCACGCGGTCGCGGAGATCACGCCGTTCCTGGAGGTGTTCTTCGCGATCTGGTGGGCGTGGATGAACTTCACCTGGTTCGCCTCGTCCTACGACACCGACGACGTGACGTACCGGCTCCTGACGCTGGTGCAGATGGCCGGGGTCCTCGTGCTCGCGGCGGGGGTGCCCGCGGCGGTGAACGACGGCAACCTCGCCGCGGTGACACTCGGGTACCTGATCATGCGAGTGGGCCTCGTCGCCCAGTGGCTGCGGGCGGGAATCGAGGATCCGGGAAGTCGTGGAACGGCTTTCCGGTATGCCGCCGGGATCTCGATCGTGCAGGTGGGCTGGGTGCTCCGCCTCCTCCTCGCCGAGGCCGGGGTACTCCCCAAGGGCCTGCTGCTACCGGTCTTCGTCGTTCTCGTCGTGCTGGAGCTCACGGTGCCGGTCGTGGCGGAGCGGGCCGTGTCCACGACCTGGCACCCGCACCACATCGCCGAACGCTATGGCCTTTTCACGATCATCCTGCTCGGGGAGAGCGTGCTCGCCACCTCAGTCGGCGTCGCCACGGCGATCAAGGGCGGTGTGAACGGCTCACTCGTGACGGTCTCCGTGTCCGGGCTCGTCCTGCTCTTCGCGCTGTGGTGGCTCTACTTCCTCCAGCCAGCGGGCGAGGGCCTCAGCCGCAACCGCGAGCAGTCCTACCTGTGGGGGTACGGCCACTACTTCATCTTCGCGGCGCTCGCCGCTCTCGGCGCGGGGCTGGAGGTCGTGGTCGCGCGGACCGGGCACCACGCCGGGGCGTCGCACGTGTCGTCGCCGACGCTGTGTTACGCCGTGGCCATCCCGGTCGGCGTGTTCCTCGTACTGCTGACGGCGGCGCACGCGCCGATCGCGCCGGCGCCCCGTCAGGTCGTCCACCCCGCGGTGACTCTCGTCGGCGCCGGCCTCGTCCTGCTGCTGCCGCTCGCGTCGACGCTGACCGGCCCGGCGTTCGTGATCGCGGCCATCGCGGCCGTGTGCGTGCTGGCCGTCGCGGTGACGACCGTCCGGCAACGTACGAGCACGCCTGCGCAGTGA
- a CDS encoding DUF4333 domain-containing protein, whose amino-acid sequence MSLVLSSLALLGVIVLLVLFVGGGPGGGGPLTGKLTTTTAGVRGADLEDSVTNRITDDGGDVETMRCPDVASVVQGAVAVCHGSISGDDWAVIVYFEDAHGHYTLDLL is encoded by the coding sequence GTGAGTCTCGTTCTGTCCAGCCTCGCGCTGCTCGGCGTGATCGTGCTGCTGGTGCTGTTCGTCGGGGGAGGGCCCGGAGGCGGCGGCCCGCTGACCGGCAAACTGACCACCACGACGGCCGGTGTCCGCGGGGCCGACCTCGAGGACTCGGTGACCAACCGGATCACCGACGACGGCGGCGACGTCGAGACGATGAGGTGCCCGGACGTCGCCTCGGTCGTCCAGGGCGCGGTCGCCGTCTGCCACGGCTCGATCAGCGGCGACGACTGGGCCGTCATCGTGTACTTCGAGGACGCGCACGGCCACTACACCCTCGACCTCCTCTGA